The genomic segment CGAGCTCATAAGACGCAGCGGCGCCCACGGCCGCCCATTCGAACTCGGCCGAGTCGCCATAGCGCACCGTCCCGGCGCCTGGTTGCAGCGTGAACGGCGCCGGCGGATTGAGCCGCACCGCAAACTGTGCCGATGCCGGCTTGCCGGACAGCCGCTGAGCGTCCACCGCGCTCACCGCCAGATAGAGCGGGCCTTCCGGCAGGCCTTCCAGGCCGATATGCGTGTCGGCCGTGTCGCCGGTCCAGACCAGCTCGGTATGCGCAGCGTCGCGCGCAACCGAGACCCGATAGCCCGCGGCCCCTTGCACGGGCTGCCAGGCCACCTCCGTGGCGGGGCCCACTACCGTGTCGGGCAGCGGCTGCAGTGACGGCGCCGGCAGCAGCGCGACCGGCCGTGACAAGCGGGCGCCAGCCACGCCGATACCATAGCCAGCCGTCACCGCGGTCGCGGAGGCCGTGGAGGTCGTTCCTGCGCGCGCCAGGGCGACGCCGACCTGGCCTTCCAGCACTTCGCTGCGGCTGCCGTCGGTATCGGCGGCCACACGGTAGCGCGTGCCCCGCACTCCGGTCACCATCATTGGCGTATGCAGCTCGAAGCGGCCCACGCCGCCACCTCCGGGCGCCACGCGCGATTCGGCCTGGCCGCGCTCGATGCCGATCACGGTATCGGTCAGGCCCGACTTGCGGAACGTGCGCAGCCGCCGCACCGCGACGGTGGTGCCCGGCGGCAGCGTGACACGCGTGCGGTCGGGCAGCTCCAGCGTGACGGTGCTGCCGGCGGCCGTGACGATGCGCGCGCTCTCGCGCAGCGCCAGGCCGGCGCGCAGCGGCTCGCCGTCGGCCTGTGCCGGCCCGTTGACGAACACCACGCGCGCCGCGCCAGGCTGCTCGGGAATCTGGTCCAGCGGGATGCGCAGGCGCGTGCCCGGTGCGAGCCGGTGCGGATCGGCCACGCCGTTGCGCGCCTGGAGCAGGCGCCAGCCGTCGGCGCTGGCCATGTAGCGCTCGGCCAGGGTGAACAGGTTGTCGCCCGGCTCGACCACGTAGATGAAGTCCGCGCCTTCGGCGCCGGCAGGCCCCGCCTGCGCCGGTGCTGCGGGCGCCAGGCACATGGCCAGGGCCATGCTGGTCACCGCAGCCGCCCTTCTAAGCATGGGGCTCGTCCTCGGCACTGGCTTC from the Cupriavidus sp. WKF15 genome contains:
- a CDS encoding FecR domain-containing protein, with the protein product MALAMCLAPAAPAQAGPAGAEGADFIYVVEPGDNLFTLAERYMASADGWRLLQARNGVADPHRLAPGTRLRIPLDQIPEQPGAARVVFVNGPAQADGEPLRAGLALRESARIVTAAGSTVTLELPDRTRVTLPPGTTVAVRRLRTFRKSGLTDTVIGIERGQAESRVAPGGGGVGRFELHTPMMVTGVRGTRYRVAADTDGSRSEVLEGQVGVALARAGTTSTASATAVTAGYGIGVAGARLSRPVALLPAPSLQPLPDTVVGPATEVAWQPVQGAAGYRVSVARDAAHTELVWTGDTADTHIGLEGLPEGPLYLAVSAVDAQRLSGKPASAQFAVRLNPPAPFTLQPGAGTVRYGDSAEFEWAAVGAAASYELAVSADAGFAATAVTLQGKSEHAVRKLAPGAWLWRVRSLDARGRPGPWSAAVPFTLEPAPPVPSLKDDGNSLRIGWPADASATAGYRVQMAEDSAFTRLVADQRSADSDVALPRPPAGTYYVRVARAAADGQEPAAAFSAPQRIDIAGYLRDGQGGAIRLGNGVRDEGGHGDGVRLR